The following coding sequences lie in one Mucilaginibacter sp. KACC 22773 genomic window:
- a CDS encoding DUF1015 family protein, with amino-acid sequence MAKIYPFTAIHPNPIYADQLVFTKSQSESVAGNTMVPEALPPLKTLLETGARQRPETAEGQALAYQDINETFTSLLETGRLWPDSRPCMYVYEVGHGLNKQTGIWAVTSLEDPIKTHELTFDESVRRIRNYRAQTGLEGSPILLTYPPDRRVNAIITEAKCGLPDVHYENPSGTHHLWRVDSPEILRQLTDTFAEINDVYLADGHHRKRSAKLLLKEQRAAGSPLYETISALYMSTSELRIRQYYRAVIPEQPVDKGWLFKQLQPDFCIKHTCDNEPVEPWAEKQMGLYIGGEWYHLTARPDTAVSRNMNGLLDVSILQDHILARLFQILDPGTDPRLKHAGGEKAIAEMEAIFRAHPRAIGFTLFPMTVEQLTKAADEGFNLPPKSTWIDPKIPYGLLLFKH; translated from the coding sequence CTGTCGCCGGAAATACCATGGTCCCGGAGGCCTTGCCGCCGCTGAAGACCCTGCTGGAAACCGGGGCAAGGCAACGGCCGGAAACGGCGGAAGGTCAGGCGCTGGCTTACCAGGACATTAATGAAACGTTTACCAGCCTGTTGGAAACCGGGCGCTTGTGGCCGGACAGCAGGCCCTGTATGTATGTTTACGAGGTAGGACACGGCCTAAATAAGCAGACGGGGATCTGGGCGGTGACCTCCCTGGAGGACCCCATTAAAACCCATGAGCTTACCTTTGATGAAAGTGTGCGCAGGATAAGAAATTACCGTGCACAAACCGGTTTAGAAGGTAGTCCTATTTTATTGACCTACCCACCCGACAGGCGGGTTAATGCCATCATCACAGAAGCAAAATGCGGCTTGCCGGACGTTCATTATGAAAACCCGTCGGGTACGCATCATTTATGGCGGGTTGATTCCCCGGAGATCCTGCGGCAATTGACAGATACATTTGCGGAGATAAATGATGTTTACCTGGCGGATGGCCATCACCGCAAGCGGTCAGCGAAACTTTTATTAAAGGAACAACGTGCAGCAGGAAGCCCGTTATATGAAACTATTTCGGCACTATATATGTCCACGTCGGAATTAAGGATCAGGCAATACTACCGCGCGGTCATACCGGAGCAACCTGTTGATAAGGGTTGGCTTTTTAAGCAATTGCAACCTGATTTTTGTATCAAACATACCTGTGATAATGAACCTGTGGAACCATGGGCGGAAAAGCAAATGGGGCTGTATATCGGCGGCGAATGGTATCACCTTACGGCCAGGCCGGATACGGCTGTTTCCCGGAATATGAATGGGCTGCTGGATGTGTCGATTTTGCAGGACCATATCCTGGCCCGGTTGTTCCAGATCCTTGACCCAGGTACTGATCCACGATTGAAACATGCGGGAGGTGAAAAAGCGATCGCGGAAATGGAAGCTATCTTCCGCGCGCATCCCCGGGCCATAGGCTTTACGCTTTTCCCGATGACGGTGGAGCAACTAACCAAAGCGGCCGATGAAGGCTTCAACCTTCCGCCAAAATCTACCTGGATCGATCCGAAGATCCCGTATGGACTTTTACTTTTTAAACATTAA
- a CDS encoding NAD-dependent epimerase/dehydratase family protein translates to MDFYFLNIKEVMKQVILIIGAAGQLGTELTTALRLEYGRNNVIAANKNFKPGFDGIELDVLDTLKLKQVVCELEVTQIYLLAALLSATGEQQRAMAWKLNVQSLLAVLEIARECCLEKVFWPSSIAVFGPGSPRHQCPQETIIEPNTVYGISKRTGEYWCNYYFEKFGVDVRSLRYPGLISYLSPPGGGTTDYAVDIFHQALEKREYSCFLKEDTCLPMMYMKDAIRATMELMHAPKENISVRTSYNIAAMSFAPCDLAAAVKNHLPDFKISYEPDYRQGIADSWPASICDTDALRDWGWKPGYQLTNMTEDMLQQLARIKEIPLPGNPKNWAFQQDFPIDNYVFTKLTE, encoded by the coding sequence ATGGACTTTTACTTTTTAAACATTAAAGAAGTGATGAAACAAGTTATACTAATCATCGGTGCAGCCGGTCAGCTCGGTACCGAGCTGACCACCGCCTTGCGGCTGGAATATGGCAGGAATAATGTAATTGCCGCTAATAAAAATTTCAAACCGGGCTTTGACGGTATTGAACTGGATGTACTGGACACGCTAAAATTAAAACAAGTTGTTTGCGAACTTGAGGTCACCCAGATCTATCTACTGGCGGCCCTGCTTTCCGCGACGGGAGAACAACAGCGGGCGATGGCTTGGAAACTGAATGTCCAGAGCTTGTTGGCAGTGCTGGAAATAGCCAGGGAATGCTGCCTGGAAAAAGTCTTTTGGCCAAGCAGCATAGCGGTTTTCGGCCCGGGATCACCCAGGCATCAATGCCCACAGGAAACGATCATCGAACCGAATACGGTGTATGGTATCAGCAAGCGTACCGGAGAATACTGGTGCAACTACTATTTCGAAAAATTCGGTGTCGATGTCCGAAGCCTGCGTTACCCCGGTCTCATTTCCTACCTGAGCCCTCCGGGTGGCGGTACTACAGATTACGCGGTAGATATTTTCCACCAGGCACTGGAAAAACGTGAATATTCCTGCTTTTTGAAGGAAGACACCTGCCTGCCCATGATGTACATGAAAGATGCCATCCGGGCAACCATGGAACTGATGCACGCGCCAAAAGAAAATATCAGCGTCCGGACATCCTATAATATTGCGGCCATGTCTTTTGCCCCCTGCGACCTTGCCGCGGCTGTTAAAAATCATCTGCCTGATTTTAAGATCAGCTATGAGCCGGATTACCGTCAGGGCATCGCCGACAGCTGGCCGGCCAGCATCTGTGACACGGATGCGCTCAGAGACTGGGGTTGGAAGCCGGGCTATCAATTAACGAACATGACGGAGGACATGCTCCAGCAACTTGCGCGGATAAAGGAGATTCCGTTACCGGGAAATCCTAAGAATTGGGCTTTTCAGCAGGATTTTCCGATAGACAACTACGTATTCACCAAACTAACTGAATGA
- a CDS encoding SDR family NAD(P)-dependent oxidoreductase, whose translation MDVTQQATISAAVERIENEASRLDLLVNNAGIAHAGKARAVTEGNDSGWPCQYRIA comes from the coding sequence TTGGATGTTACCCAGCAAGCAACCATCAGCGCGGCAGTAGAGCGTATCGAAAACGAAGCCAGCCGCCTGGACCTGCTGGTTAATAATGCAGGAATAGCGCATGCCGGGAAAGCCCGGGCGGTCACTGAAGGAAATGATAGCGGATGGCCATGCCAGTACCGCATTGCTTGA
- a CDS encoding sigma-70 family RNA polymerase sigma factor has translation MMRQLNITQSFTNLESQCVEYYFHEIGKLKMISAEEEVLLAQKIRQGDKAALERLTTANLRFVVSIAKKYLNQGLPLSDLISEGNLGLLKAAEKFDETRGFKFISCAVWWIRQSILEALGENTRMLRLPHNQVNLLTKINRVTGELEGRLERTPTPDELAEVMNLPVENIVDAYSHSKRTVSYDTPISAEDEFTLLEKLGNQDEGIIEVLSNESLRILVGRLLKQLTRREQTIIELSYGFNNERAMCPTEVAGIIGLTGERVRQIKLIALDKLREKIACVKNILLELTM, from the coding sequence ATGATGAGACAGCTGAATATTACGCAGTCATTCACTAACCTGGAAAGCCAGTGCGTGGAATATTATTTCCACGAGATCGGTAAATTAAAAATGATTTCCGCGGAAGAGGAAGTTTTACTGGCGCAAAAGATCAGGCAGGGCGACAAGGCGGCCCTGGAAAGACTGACTACCGCCAACTTACGCTTTGTGGTTTCCATCGCAAAAAAATACCTCAACCAGGGTTTACCGCTAAGCGACCTGATCAGCGAGGGTAACCTGGGGTTATTGAAGGCTGCGGAAAAGTTTGATGAAACGCGGGGATTTAAGTTCATTTCCTGTGCGGTGTGGTGGATCCGGCAAAGCATTTTAGAGGCACTGGGAGAAAACACGAGGATGCTGCGCCTTCCGCACAACCAGGTGAATTTATTGACAAAGATCAACCGGGTGACCGGGGAACTGGAAGGAAGGCTTGAACGGACACCGACACCTGATGAGCTCGCCGAGGTGATGAACCTGCCGGTAGAAAACATAGTTGATGCTTACAGTCATTCTAAAAGAACGGTAAGTTATGATACGCCCATATCCGCGGAAGATGAATTTACCCTATTGGAAAAGCTGGGGAATCAGGACGAGGGCATCATCGAAGTGCTTAGTAATGAGTCTTTGCGGATACTGGTGGGCAGGCTGTTAAAACAATTAACGCGCAGGGAGCAAACCATTATAGAACTTAGTTATGGATTCAATAACGAACGCGCGATGTGCCCGACAGAAGTAGCCGGGATTATTGGACTGACGGGAGAACGTGTCAGGCAGATCAAACTAATAGCGCTCGACAAACTCCGGGAGAAAATTGCATGCGTAAAAAACATCTTACTTGAACTCACCATGTAA